Part of the Anopheles gambiae chromosome 3, idAnoGambNW_F1_1, whole genome shotgun sequence genome is shown below.
AAAAGGCTCCAACAGCCGACACCACCAAGAAAAAGCCTATCGCAGCGGTACAGGGCAAGGAGCGGGTTCCCGCACCGCCACCGATCAGTGGAGGAAAGGTACCCCCGTCCGTGatcaagcagcagcaccaacagcatcatcatcaaaacTCTACGCCGGCCACGAAAGGGGCGGTGAAGGCTAGCACGGTGGTAAAAAGTTTGCACAAGACCAACAATAATGGGGCCGGTACGGCAACGGGTGCTGTAAAGAAACCCACCCCAGGTACCGCTCAGTCATCCTCGGCACCTGCTACCAAGGGTAAAAAGAAGAGCATCTTCTCACCGGTCAATTCGTCCGAATCGGAGGTGGAAACAACGCCGGAAAAGTCCGACATGCAGGATAGACGTACGTCCAGCTCGAGCTCCACGAGCGGGAACGCCGCGTCGGGTGGTGGGACGGGCCCAGCGTCGTCCGATTTGTCTGACAAAAATCAACCTGGAGCAACGGGGAGTACCgcaaccaacaccaccacctcaACAGCAGCCACCGCCGCTCTACAACGTGGTCGAGGCCGGCCACGGAAAGCATCGCAGGTGGGAACGTTGAACAACGCTGTATCGAAACCGATCGGACAGGTGAAACCACAGACCAGTGGCACAAGCAGTGCCGCTAGCAAAGTGGCCAGTCCACCGTTGGCCAAATCAATGAAATCCCCCATCCGAGCGCTGTCGTCGGCCACGTCCAGCTCGAGCGAATCGTCCTCCAGCGGATCGTCCGACTCGGAAACGGAATCATCGGACGATTCGTCACCATCGATCAGTGCGGCGGCCGCACAAAGCTACAAAAAGTCCAACAGCACCATGAAGCGTGCGCTCGAACGAACGCCCCAAAAGAACGATGCGAAGGATGGCGgtgcggcggtggcggcggcggccggttCGGACTCGGACCGGCAGACGCGAAAGCTGACCCGTTCCGCAAGCACGCGCAAATCCAAACACCTGCTCGGCAAGAACGCCTCCGAGACGGACTCCGACGCGGACAGTGTGAAGCGGTCCGCGTCGAAAAGTCCGGCGAAGAAAGCGCCCACCGTACCGTCGAAGGGTAAGGCGAAAAACAACATTGCCAACGCGCTGGCCAGCAAACGCACCGGCGACAAACCGCTCGCGAAGGAGCTGCCCATCGAGGAGGCGCCGGTCGAGCGGCGCTGTCCGCTGGAAAGGTGTGATTCGCTCGGCCACATGGGCGGACAGTTTGAGAAGCACTTTACGCTGGAGGCTTGCCCGCTCTACCACAACATGACGGTCGATCAAACGAAGCAGCTGCTGGTGGAGCGCAAGCAGCGCGAAGACGAACGGCGCCGATCGATTCCGGTGTACGAAAATTCGAAAAAGATCCAAACGCCCGAACAGAAGCTGTACGCGCAGAAGATACGCGATCTGCGGGCGCGCTTTAAACCCTCCTCGCCGACGCCGAGTGCCGAGCGGCCGAAACCGTTGCTCGATCGGGACTGTAACGAAATTAAGCCCGAACCTAACCTCGAGGGCATCGTGCCGGACTACGATCTGCAGCTGTTCCGCGAAGCGCAGGCACTGGCGAGCGAAAGTATCGAGAAGGAGCTGGGCGATATGGTTACCGGGAAGGGCACGAAGTACATTTCGATGGGCCGGCACTGTATGCAGGTGTGGTATCAGTCGCCCTATCCGGACGATGCGACCCGGCTGCCGAAGCTGTATCTGTGCGAGTTCTGTCTGCGGTATCAAAAGTCCGAGGTGGGAATGAAGCGCCATGCGGCCAAATGTGTCTGGCGGCATCCGCCGGGCGATGAGGTAAGCACGGAGAGTGAATTTTGTCCTGAAAGCGTTTGTTGACTACACATGATCGATTCACTTTATGATTGCAGATCTATCGCAAGGGAAAGCTTGGCGTGTGGCAAGTGGATGGCAAGCGACACAAACAGTACTGTCAGCATCTGTGCTTGCTGGCCAAATTCTTCCTCGACCATAAAACGTTGTACTACGACGTGGAACCGTTTCTGTTTTACGTGATGACGCTGGCGGATAGTGACGGCTGCCATACGGTGGGGTATTTCAGTAAGGTAGGTGTTCAATATTTGCCTCTTCTTATAAAACTTACCAACACATGCAATTTACACTGAGAATTTCCAAAAGCAGTAAACATGATTTgctttattcattttatttatagtTTGTTCTATACGTTGGCCAAATACTGGTTAATTAACGAATTGATGCCTTGATAAAAGCTATACTGTTGCAAAAACGCTGAATAACGGCATCATTTGAATTATCTTTATGGCGATGTTAGAGCCATCTATCGTTCGCTAGTGAAATCTCTACCCGAAAGAGATATTTGAAGAAATTGGTAATTTTTATTGGATTTTGAAGATTTTTGGATTAAATATTTACtgattttgaatttatttaaaaatgtatgaaaaatatttatattatttaccCCTCCATTAGCACTAATTATGGCTAAAGtacaacaaaatattaatattgtGGCATGACGAAGGATACTTTGGGAGATCCCTTTGTATAATTAAATTGCGTTTTTATCAGACGAAttcttttaaatatttatttgagAAATCCATTGAAAGCATTGATGTTTAGTTATTTAAACAATAGTTAAGCGATAACCGATCGATAACCCTTCATCAGCAACTCtcttttcatttatttgttatCACTTTTACTTTAAATTTTCTATGTTGGACAAAATAGACGATCTTatctttattatttaaatttaatgaaataatattaataataagcttttttaatcatttttttgttaataataGTTACCAGTTGTGGGCCTAAACAAAAAAGGCGAGTCACCAACAGTAGTGTTGGAAAATGAGTCAATATTATGTTGGTTGCTTAAAAGCCATTGTTCAATAGCAATGACATCCTTTAGTCTGCTATCCTTTGAAATGTTCGgtgtttaaataaataaggATTTGCACTGGAGGCACgctttaaaatataatatatataaaaaatgtcatttgttCCGGAGGCTGAACTGAAAGCACGAGTGGTTAAAGGCTACCGTAATGACTTTTGGTAGCTGTTTGTTCGAGAAGGTCAAAGAGCTCCAAGCGTACGCCAGGACAAAAGCAGAGAACaacgagagaaagatagagagagaaaacattcACAATAGATAGAGCGTAAAGAGCGAACTCATGAGATGGCTTCAATtacaatcatcatcatgatcatagCATCATTGCCGCCCCGCTACCACACTCGTTTTCGGTGTAATGATTTTCTAGAATCGCCAGCAGCAGGGCAAAGATTCGAAGGAAGCTGGATGGAGAAAGCGATTCAGCGCAGGCTATCGGTTCTCGGTGGCTCTTTCCGATAAACGCCCCGTCTGTAGAGGCCAACGACCGCTACGCTACCGACGACCGAAAACCGGGAGAGTTTTGAAAACCACAACGGAATAGTACAACGACGGAGCTTGTGGCCTGTCCTGTCTGTTCTGTCTTTCCCACGACCGCGACCGTGGCGCGACTGTTTTCCCTCGAACGTACTTCTTTGTATGCGCGTGCATATGTATTGCTATATAAGGTTGGCCAGCGTAAAATATAGTGGACGCAAAACGGGGCTTCCTAGTTTGGCCACAGCCACGCCACTCCTCACACATCCCCACACATTTTGGGCTAGCATCGCAACGGTCATTCCACCGATAGTGAATCGAACACAGCcaaagccagccagccagcccgtCGTTTCGATCCTTCCCGACACGTCCGTCTCCGCATGTGTTTGAAATGCTTTCGTCGATGGACGCAGCACTGCAACACACCACCGGGAAGATGGATCGGCGTACACACCTTTGCTTTGTACGCCGGACAAGCAAACTGTACCGAATTTTAATTACTTTACTTTACTCTGGTGCAGTCTGAGGGAGAGAAAGCGTTGCAAGAAGCACCTGAAAAGACTGATCGCTTGTTAGATAGCGTGGAATATACGGTTGGAAGCTGCTATGGGGGAGGGAAGAGTAGCCAGTAATTCAAACGAATGGTAGAATTAAAGATTTTGTgatgaatgttttaattacatttatgGAATAATCATGCAATTGAGTGTGCTGGTGATTGGTTTGATTGCAATTCACATTCACTGGCAAACTACAAAGCATAAAGTTAAtgctttttatgctttttatcTTGCCAAACAGCAGTAGAAAGTCAGAAAGCTAGTGTTTAAcagttttccaattttccgtCCGTGCTGAGAGAAATGAAATCATCCTCGTCTTGCTCGAGTACCGATGTCAATGACCGATGGACCATCTTTTGTCCAGCCAAAACGCGCGTACGTAGGTGGGAGAGCCTTGGGAGAGCTGTGAGAGTTTGAAGTGTCGAGTACGAGCGTGAATGATGATTATGAAATGTTCCCCATGTGTTCGTTTAATCTTTTTTGAAGTAGAAATACCTAATATATTTGCTGTAGATtttcgaagaaaaaaaacaaagatattgttttttatcagaattatttgaatggcttgaattgttttcaacggattttgttaaattgtttgattcaATATAATAGAATCGTTCCGTTTAAAAGGTACATTTTATTCTCCAAAACATCTATGTAGCGTTTGATCCGTTAGGCTGCTCGAACGCTGCCACCGGTACACACCTTTGTTTGAACtgccagcagcaacggcactTTCTCCATCACGGGCCACAAACTCACCatcaccaggcgcctccatgcCGTTGCGTTGCGTACGTTTTcggtacgtttttttttacatcttgCGCAAAGCGCAACCGTACGGATGCAACAGAagcaatacagggtttcacactttatctcaagaccgcgggaccccttcccgaatctgtcttagccaaagccaagattgcggtatgatgcttgaaaacgttgatgatacctgaaaacgttgatgatacctgaattcatcggatgcaatgctgaatctgcggcacatttctcgaaacacactggtctgcgccgaggacatgcggtcgaatattttttacacggataacctttgtgtacatcagtctattagaaacactcaattatccttttcgttttttttaacaaaaaaagacaatttaataaaatgagtgaatgcatatttgtttaattaaaatatttacaagtgttaagAAAGTAGTTTGAACTATTTAAATCATCTTTTctggtaaaaacacgaaaaaataattcactgttttcagtacactgatgtacacaaaggttatccgtgtaaaaaaatattcgaccgcatgtcctcgacgcggaccagtgtgtttcgagaaatgtgccgcagattcagcattgcatccgatgaattcaggtatcatcaacgttttcaagcatcataccgcagtcttggctttgactaagacagattcgggaaggggtcccgcggtcttgagataaagtgtgaaaccctgtaagcgcGGTGgagaaaaatacacacacatacacagccataCAAGCCTCATCCTTTCTCATCCCTTCCTGTGAGGGTCTATGGCTCGTCCGTTCCGGAAGTGGCAGGCATCACGTACTTCCGATCGTTAGTCTTTGCCCTCTTGCAGCATCGTTGTATGCTGCAGCGGGATGCAGCGGGATGATGCAACGTTGTCGACTCGctctttgtgtctgtgtgtctgttagTATATAGTTTTgcagcgctgtgtgtgtgcgcttgatGCCGAAACGCTATGTGGCTGTCCCTGGGAAGGCTTGCTCGCTGGGCTCGGGATGGCTGactaaccaaaaaaaaaaaccggggtTCATCGTACGGCCACCGCCATTGCAATGAATTGGTCAATGAACTTTGCGTCGGCTGCAATACAGTAGGAGGTAGGAGAGCATCTAGGTCGTTACAGAGTTTGCCAGCCCAGAGGGTCCCAaaccccctcctcctcctccgaaaggatgctgtttgctgtgcagCACTCCTCCGAAGGGAAGAAGTTgtaggagtttttttttgtcgtttctCACTGCTGCTGCGTCTATCGTCTTGGTAGCATCGTCATCGTTGACCGCACCAGACGTCTGGGGTTAACTTTTGCAAACCGGTCCCTCTCACCCTTATGCGGGAGAGCTCTCTGTGCGGATTCTGTCTGGCGGCTGTGTCTAGACGGTTGTGTGTTGCCCCAGTACCCACCAAAACCCGAacctgctgatgctgatgcacAGGTAGGAGAACTCGGTCGGTGCCGGTAGACATGGCTGTGTCCTGCCGAAAAAACCGCAGCCGGATTTTGCTGGAAAAAGGTGAGGACCCAGAAGGGGAGGAAATTCCGGACGCGCAATgatgcagtgtgtgtgtgtgaagctgTGGGAAAGGGTGTGAGATTTAGTGAAATTTACAACCCTACCCCATCATCGTACCTATGGCGAGGACAAGCCCGACCGTAGAATGGGAGATGCGTCATGTCTAGCTCCGTGCTATGATGACTCCTTTTGGGCAAGGACGGCAAACCGAGTAGCGCCATACGTTTGTTTATGATGCTGTCAATATTAACAAACGATGGGAGTGACAAAAATTATGTAcccaaatgttttattttacccgttttttgttgttgttgtggaggAGATGTATTGATTTACCTtcgattttctttcttttacagTAAATTCAGTTTCCGTTTCGCTTCCCTGTTTTTCAACGTCGCGGTTTGTTTTAGCATTGGTGTGAGCGAGAcaaatgcaacacacacacacagcatcaaCGGAGACGAAagcccaaacaaaaaaaaaacaaaaacacgtaaAAAAGCAAGCAGACACACGACTGTTGCAAACGATGCAATCAAAATTTCAATGACCCCAAACGGGCGCGACCCATCGACTGTGTCGGCGGCTGgattttcgctctctctctctctctctctctctctctctctctctctctctctctccctgtgtTGGTAAAATTGGTCGTCGAGACGGGCGCGTGCCATGCCTGCTGCGTTGCACGTTCATTTCCACCGTAAGCACCGGGGTTGCGTCTGTGTGCGATTGTGGCTGGCAAGGACGTACACCGCGTGCTAGGATgagatgaaaaaaacacattcacacacacacacacatagaaacgAACGCAGGATGCCAGGATAGCGAAGAGGTTTTTGTGAATTGGCGAAAATACTTTTGGGGTGCTGTCGTGTCGCGGCGCACGAAACCATTCCGCGCGGTCCTTGTACCGGTTTGTCTACCGGCCTCACGGTAGACAGGCTACAGGAGAGCGGTGCCAGGAATGGGGCAgcagaaagggggaaaaaggatACGGGTTCCCTAGCCCCTTAGACCGGGTGAACGACGAACCCGACGAcacagacgacgacgaccaggCGCAAGTGTGTCGAGGGCAATGCATACATAGAGCGATGCGTACTCCGACAGATTCCCGCCAGATTTGTTCTCGAATATGCCGCTCGCGTTATTGTTGTTTGGGTGCGTATGttgcgtatgtgtgcgtgcttcccttttgctgtttttttttgtttgcccgtCGGCACCCTTTCCAACAATTTCCCACGTCGGTTCCGTGGGGCAGGAGGTGCGtaggtttttttcttgctccGCTATtctattcccccccccctccccctcaatAACGCACGGATCAGCCGCAAACACGGACAAAAGGAGAACAATGGAGGCAGGATATGCGCtgaaggggagaaaaaaatggcCCGCCCGGAATATACATAACGGCGGCCAGGATGGGAAGCTGTGTACCCTTTGTCCCGTGCCCTTTGTCGTGTCTTTGGCCGCTTTGGCTTCTGGCTGACTGGGTGAAGGTGAAGGACGAGTTCGTACGCGTCGTCCGGGCTTGTCCGTCTGGCCTGAGCCAGACGCGCGCTTCGGTGGAAGCAACAAAACcagactctctctctctcgctctcgctctctctcgcagCTACACCCTGTGCTGCTGTCCTGTTGGGTGTCGATGATCAGGAGCTACTGGTAatgcgagagagagcgagtgagcgaaagagagcaaaGAATCGGGAGTGAACGCGATGGAACGATGATGACGGCATCGGGCTAGATCTCGTCCCAGCTGGGTGAGCAACGGGGACCATTCCGGGATGTGGTATTGTTATATACCATatactatgtgtgtgtgtgtgttggttcgCGAAATTGTATTGGTTTGCTCTCTGTCTGGCGAACAGGTTTTCCCGCCCGGCTATGGCAAGCGCTAGTAACTGCGAACTTTTAGTGGTGTGTGTACCGCTGGTGGTTACGGCAAAGGACGAACAGTTATCAATGGTGTACacaggtggtgatggtggcctGTACGTACCTCCTGTGCAGCGAGATGGAGCGTTGAAAACCGGCCAGACAACGTACCGAGCACCCACACAGACTctctcacacagacacacaacgTCATAGTAGTAGGCTCTGCTTCTCCTTCAGGAGAGGGCTTTTCGCGCGTTTTGTTGTTAGTTTGCGTGTGCTGTTCCACTTCTTCATTCACAAGCCATTTTTTACAACGACTCCTCgctaggtgtgtgtgtgtcagtgtgagTGTATATGTAAGGAGTATGCGAGTAGGTGCCAGGTGCTACTACACAACTACTACGTCCGGTTCGGCGGGTGGTAAGTGCACAAAACGCCGCATGCCAATGTTTTGTCGGTCTCGGTGCGGCTTGGCTCGGGTTGGCTGCCGCTCCGGACACAGACTCCGGCAGGAATGGGATCAGGAATGGAACGGTGGCGAGACACGCTTTACCGTAAAATCAACGACCATGGGGAAGGTCAACGAGACTCACAGGCAGAATCGCTCTCCCTCCTAAGGCGAGCCTTCGCGGAGTGTGGTTTTGGGGAGTGCGGTGGAGGTATTGGCTGGGCGAAATTCGGTCATTGCCCTTTCGACGGTgcgccctgtgtgtgtgtgtctgtgcgcgtTGTCTGGTGTTCTGGCGGCGGAGTCTGGACGATTGATGGTGTGCTAGCTGGAAGTACTTGAACCACCTCATCCGCCCGCAACAGTCTAGTGCTTGGGGAGGGTGTCGGCTGGCGTCTTTTAGTTGGGTTTGCCGTTTTCAGGAACTCTAGGCTTGGGCCCGTTTTGGAGGGGGCGGGAACGGAGAGAACGGTTGGTTTTTGCCGGAAATCCCTTAGAATAGCAAACGGCACTTCGCTAGCTCGCGCGCGCCACCATCCCGGGGCCGGTGTGCGGAGAATTGTAAAGCGAGATTTACTCTCAGGGAAATATCATGGaccggcggcggctgctgcatcCTTCGGCGAAGGGGAGCCAGCTTTTCGGTTTTTGATTTCAGAGGGCAGAGCACAGAGGACGTCTGGGAACGGAAACCGGGCATCAAccggagggggaggggggagtgtttaatatgtatatatttaaTAAACGGTTGATAATATGGTGATGGCTTCTACGTCGGGGATGTATGCTGGGCCCGCATTGTCGACCGGCAGCGACCGGGCGGCCAGGTTGAGTTGTGCCATGGAGGCGGGTTGGTGTTGTGGTTGCCTTTGTCGGATGCATGGGGCCTGATGCATGATGCTGTTCCGACAAAAGCGGAACGTGTGTACCTATGCAACTCCTGTGTTCCTCGCAATGTGTGGGAGAAGTGACGAGACAGACACTCACACGgacgcacacatacgcacacagaCTTCAAAACAAATGGGTTTTTGCGTAGCGAAGAATCGCCGGAACCTACGGAACGGAAACGCACATCGCCTATGATGATCTGTTGAGTggagtcgtgtgtgtgtgtgtgtgcgcgcggacTGATTTTCATCGAAGGGAGGATGGCGGGTGTGTCGTCTGGTCTAGAGAAGGATGACGCGACGCCTGGAAGCTGGAAAAGTGTGTTTTGGGAAACGCGCGCGCTATGCGTCTCTTTGTTCTACGCGGGAAAACACGCCACGGGGAAAAGGACTGCAGCCAGACTGCTCCCGGGGAAGTTTGGTTGGCTGGCgggctcgcacacacacacacacacacacgcgcatacaAATAGGAAACGGGataataaaatttgatgtCGCACCGATTCCGTTCTGGGGGTGCCAGGCGGGGTGAGAGGATGTGGCACTGATGGACcgttgtgtgtgagtttatgTTTCCGCGTCTCGTTTGCTCGCGGTACTTTAGttataaaatattctttttaATTCCCGTCCTATTTCAATCCCCCTTTTCCTGCTGCCCCGGTGTGTGGGGTGTGATGGGAGGGACGTCCTTCGATTGTCTGGGTCTGCGATAGTCTCGCTCACTCTTTATCTCTCCCCCGCTCTTTTTAGTGAATAATTTGATGGGAATGTCAACTTGGCAGTTGGAATATTTGCAGTTTTAGCACGCGTGTTTTGCAAGAGCAAGCTGATTTGGGTGAAAAATGTTGATTATATGtctatttcatttttcttaATTATACTTTCCCACAAATTGCAACACGCTTGTTGCTACATCGTTGGGAGATTAACACTCATTGGCTTGGACGCAACTATTCCAACTCCAGGGGTCAGCAAAGTCCCGCCTTCGGGTCGAAAGCGGACAAACATATTTGCCAAAACATTTTATTAGGATGGAAAATATTAGAACAAACGCAATCGAACGTTAAGATATTTAAGATATTTAAGATGATAAGATAATAAGATAATTTCATTGTAAAGGATCTTGGTATTGATTCTTTGCTACGGTTTTGACCCTTAAGTTGCATTATTTCTTCATCTTGCCAAAGTTGTTGATATTTTTATGATTATAGATACTTTGGATACTCTTGGGGATACTCTTTCACCGCTAAATCTGGTCTATATGTATACAGTGATTGGTTGCGTGTGGTTCaacatcactttttttttaaatgaaactgAGATATGTTGGTGCTTTATACAAATGTTGCGGAAAATTATTGGATTAGGGCGAAATTATTTTGAGATTTGGTAggttcttattcttcttctttaggttcaacaaccgttgtcggtcaaggcctgcctgtaccactacttgtgggcttggctttcagtgacttattgattacacatagcaggatagtcagtcctacgtatggcggcacggtccatttggagcttgaacccatgacgggcatgttgttaagtcgtacaagttcacgactgtactacgaaaAAAGGCAGCTTCTAGTAAGTAATAATTGTAATAACTGTAACTGGCTAGATGTGTCCTAAAAACCTTGCAAATTTCTGtttattgaagttttgttttcatataGCTGTACATTTATGACATTGGTTGAGAAAAATACTGGTTAATATGCGACCAACATTGACTGTCAGTCCAAGAAAATaacatgttttaaataaatatccaATTTCTAGTTTGCACGCCGACAATCAAGGTCAAAtttttgttgggtttttgTAGAACATGATAGCTAAGTAGCACGTGGAACATGGGACCAGacccgtagtacagtcgtcaacgcGTGCGACGTAATAACTTGCcagtcatgggttcaagcctcatatggTACCGTCCCGCGTAGCAAGGACTTAATTAtcctatccggctgcgtggtacttaaTAAGTCGCGAAATCCTGTATATAGGCCAGGCCAGGCCGACCGATAGGTACGCAAAGAACGTTACGCCAAGTAGAAGTTTTGTATAGTTTTGTTCATTCAAAGTGTTTGTTGATATGTATATAACAATATTATTGAGAACTGTTCCTACGTGATCCTACCTCACCAGTGATCCATAAGAAAAGcaatttaattatgtttactTTACAAGCAAAAAGTcatagaaaatatttttcatttttgtcaaATTATTACATCAATTATTTAAGCGTTGCACAAACAACTTAAACAACAACATGGCGACTGAAGTCCGGCACAAAACAAAGTatggaaaatttaaaatttgggAAGTTCCGCTGTTGTTTGAAAACGTTGTTACTACACAATGAATTTGTTGTTTGAAAACTGCACTTCAGGGTTCCGCCGAATTTATAGAACTCCGTCCGTTGCttgaaaagtttgccgaccccTGTCCTAACTGCAAGCCCGAGTAgcacgcacaaaaaaaggatcgaGATGCCGCTGCTTCGGTACTACCGTTTGGCGTATAGTAGGCGCAGCAGTTTTGAACGGTGTTTA
Proteins encoded:
- the LOC1279066 gene encoding histone acetyltransferase KAT7; the protein is MPQRKKSTSTESSSGSSSDSSSSGSDSGSSGGSDSGSSSSESDSSSSREPSPRPSTSNNAAVSGATSGNAPVPKANDKIVRRRSSEIGNAANKANSKPDATKDKSSLALKQQKLSKSSISSSDDDDSEPETNKGTAAASAAANTAGSKKAPTADTTKKKPIAAVQGKERVPAPPPISGGKVPPSVIKQQHQQHHHQNSTPATKGAVKASTVVKSLHKTNNNGAGTATGAVKKPTPGTAQSSSAPATKGKKKSIFSPVNSSESEVETTPEKSDMQDRRTSSSSSTSGNAASGGGTGPASSDLSDKNQPGATGSTATNTTTSTAATAALQRGRGRPRKASQVGTLNNAVSKPIGQVKPQTSGTSSAASKVASPPLAKSMKSPIRALSSATSSSSESSSSGSSDSETESSDDSSPSISAAAAQSYKKSNSTMKRALERTPQKNDAKDGGAAVAAAAGSDSDRQTRKLTRSASTRKSKHLLGKNASETDSDADSVKRSASKSPAKKAPTVPSKGKAKNNIANALASKRTGDKPLAKELPIEEAPVERRCPLERCDSLGHMGGQFEKHFTLEACPLYHNMTVDQTKQLLVERKQREDERRRSIPVYENSKKIQTPEQKLYAQKIRDLRARFKPSSPTPSAERPKPLLDRDCNEIKPEPNLEGIVPDYDLQLFREAQALASESIEKELGDMVTGKGTKYISMGRHCMQVWYQSPYPDDATRLPKLYLCEFCLRYQKSEVGMKRHAAKCVWRHPPGDEIYRKGKLGVWQVDGKRHKQYCQHLCLLAKFFLDHKTLYYDVEPFLFYVMTLADSDGCHTVGYFSKEKNSFLNYNVSCILTLPPYQRKGYGRLLIDFSYLLTRVEGKIGSPEKPLSDLGLISYRSYWKDVLLAYLCSRPGTTLSIKDISQEMAINSYDIVSTLQALGMMKYWKGKHIILKKLDVLDEYEERVKRRGNMPKIDQSCLKWTPFVAPTPSTPSS